The sequence CAGCTTGCTCCATGATGCGAGCCGTCGGATCGTCGACGGCAAGAAGTGACCCGCACGCCCCAGCAATCAATGGCATCGAAGACATACATCGGCCTGCTTCGTGGCATCAACGTAGGATCCAGCACTCGTGTTCCCATGGATCGCCTTCGCGCGCTCTGCGAGGAAATCGGCTGGTACGATGTCCGAACGTACATCCAGAGCGGCAACATCGTCTTTCGCTCCACGTCCCATCGGCAGGCTCTCGAGGCCCAGCTCGAGCGTGCCCTGCCGCGGGCGTTCGGCATCACCCCTGCCGTTGTCGTGCGCAACAGCAGTGAATGGGCGGCAATTGCCGCTCTGAATCCGTTCGTCGAGGAAGCGCGTCAGTCCCCCAGTCGCGTCATGCTGGCCATCTCCAAGCGGCCTCCTGCTCCTGGGGCACTCGAGAGTCTGCAGGCGCGAGCCGGGTCGGAGCGCATCGCCCGTACGGGCGACGCCATCTGGATCTATTACGCTGATGGCGCAGGCAGATCGAAACTGACTCCAGCCGTTCTCGACCGCGTGGTGGGGTCTCCGGTCACGACGCGCAACCTGAACACGGTGCTGAAGCTTGCCTCGCTGGCACGCAGCGTCGGAGGAGACTCGTGAAGATCTGGGTTGATGCCGACGCGGCGCCGAAGGATGTAAAGGACGTCGTGTGCCGAGCCGCACAGCGGCTCGGGATTCCGGCGGTGCTGGTGGCCAACCGTCGGCTGTCCAGCCCGCTCAACAACCCACTCGTCAGCACCATCCTGGTCCAGGGCGGGCCTGATGCGGCCGATCGCCACATCATCCAGGAGTCCGACACCGGGGACGTCGTCATTACGGCCGACGTTCCGCTCGCAGCGGAGCTCGTAGCCAGGGACGTAATCGTGCTGGATACCCGAGGCGAGTTGCTCGATGCCGATAATGTCCGCGAACGACTGTCGGTCCGGGACTTCATGGAGTCACTGCGCGGAGCCGGGGTGGAAACGGGTGGTGCCGCGCCATGGTCGCCGCGCGACAAGCAGGCGTTCGCCGCGGCACTGGACCGCGTTCTCACCAGGGCCATGCGCCGGTGAGCGTTGGTGCAACGGCTCGATCTCGTGCATGACACACCGAAAGGAGGGCCGGCTCGTGCGAAAGCGACTCGTCGGAATCGTCGTGCCCCTGGCCCTGCTGGTTCTCGTCGGCGCCAGCGTTGTCGTCGTCAACCAGGCCGTCCAGCTGATCGATCTCGCTTACCGGCTCCACCCGACGGCGGGCGACGCCGCGTTCTGGAGTCTGGCCGCCCTGGCGGTGTTCTGCGTAGGTGTGCCGGTCGTCATGCTGCTCACCATGCCGCCGGCTCTGATACCTCCCGACGAGGACGCGGCCCCGAGTACGAGAAGCACCTTGATCGGCTGCGGAAGCGACTTGCCAGAAACCCTCACGTGGACGGCAAGCCGGTCACCCCTGCCGACATCGAGGCATCGTTGACCCAGCTGGACAGCGTGGCGGACCGGACGATCCGTGCATCCGCATCGCAGGTTTTCATGACCACCGCGATATCGCATAACGGGAGCCTGGACGCGCTGCTGGTCCTTACCGCCCAGAGCAAGCTGATTCTGGAGGTTGCACGAACGTACTACCAGCGGCCCAGCATCCGGGATCTCGTGTTCCTCTACTCGAACGTCGCGGCGACGGCCTTCATCGCCGCCGAGCTGGAGGACATAGACATATCGGAACAGATCCAGCCGATATTCGCGGCAGTTGCGGGCTCCGGACTGTCTGCCGTTCCGGGGCTGGGCGCGGCAACCCGTCTGTTCGTCAACTCA comes from Longimicrobiales bacterium and encodes:
- a CDS encoding DUF1697 domain-containing protein → MASKTYIGLLRGINVGSSTRVPMDRLRALCEEIGWYDVRTYIQSGNIVFRSTSHRQALEAQLERALPRAFGITPAVVVRNSSEWAAIAALNPFVEEARQSPSRVMLAISKRPPAPGALESLQARAGSERIARTGDAIWIYYADGAGRSKLTPAVLDRVVGSPVTTRNLNTVLKLASLARSVGGDS
- a CDS encoding YaiI/YqxD family protein; protein product: MKIWVDADAAPKDVKDVVCRAAQRLGIPAVLVANRRLSSPLNNPLVSTILVQGGPDAADRHIIQESDTGDVVITADVPLAAELVARDVIVLDTRGELLDADNVRERLSVRDFMESLRGAGVETGGAAPWSPRDKQAFAAALDRVLTRAMRR